In Streptomyces nojiriensis, one genomic interval encodes:
- a CDS encoding cytochrome P450, producing MEIDLLDPGPFGRNDFWPTFTWLRAHSPVHWHPEPGSGDGGFWALTRHRDIMKVYADSDTFSSARGMRLGSDPAAVAAVAQRMLIVSDVPHHTRLKRALHQAFGPQQMPRLEAMVEKVVGELVTEAAERDELDFIDLAKQLPNRVVCAMMGIPRADWAWIGALTTDAFDSPDDEVRTNAHSEIFLYFIELLAERRVRPGDDLVSQIAHDTLVDEGDGTERPLSDHEIVFNLNGVLSGANETTRYSAAGAVHMFAEHPDQWRLLRGLGPGGIAPAVEEILRWTTPGVHALRTAVRDTEINGIPVAEGARVTLWNVSANRDEDVFADPHAFRVDRRPNRHVAFGHGRHLCLGARLARFELGALLTEMLGVLDGFELAGPVTFNSSNFTWGINSLPVRLLRSRAFAK from the coding sequence ATGGAGATCGACCTGCTCGACCCGGGCCCCTTCGGCCGCAACGACTTCTGGCCCACCTTCACCTGGCTGCGCGCCCACTCGCCCGTCCACTGGCACCCCGAGCCCGGCAGCGGGGACGGGGGCTTCTGGGCGCTGACCCGCCACCGCGACATCATGAAGGTCTACGCCGACAGCGACACCTTCAGCTCGGCGCGCGGCATGCGGCTGGGCAGCGACCCGGCGGCCGTCGCCGCCGTCGCCCAGCGCATGCTCATCGTCTCCGACGTCCCCCACCACACCCGGCTCAAGCGGGCCCTCCACCAGGCCTTCGGACCGCAGCAGATGCCGCGTCTGGAGGCGATGGTCGAGAAGGTGGTCGGCGAGCTGGTGACCGAGGCCGCCGAACGCGACGAACTGGACTTCATCGACCTCGCCAAGCAGCTGCCCAACCGGGTCGTCTGCGCCATGATGGGCATCCCGCGCGCCGACTGGGCCTGGATCGGGGCCCTGACCACCGACGCCTTCGACTCCCCGGACGACGAGGTACGCACCAACGCGCACTCGGAGATCTTCCTCTACTTCATCGAGCTGCTCGCCGAGCGCCGGGTCCGCCCCGGCGACGACCTGGTCAGCCAGATCGCCCACGACACCCTCGTGGACGAGGGCGACGGCACCGAACGCCCCCTCAGCGATCACGAGATCGTCTTCAACCTCAACGGGGTCCTCTCCGGGGCCAACGAGACCACCCGCTACTCGGCGGCCGGCGCGGTCCACATGTTCGCCGAACACCCCGACCAGTGGCGGCTGCTGCGCGGCCTCGGCCCCGGCGGCATCGCCCCGGCCGTCGAGGAGATCCTGCGCTGGACCACCCCCGGGGTGCACGCCCTGCGCACCGCCGTCCGCGACACCGAGATCAACGGGATCCCGGTCGCCGAGGGCGCCCGGGTGACGCTGTGGAACGTCTCGGCCAACCGCGACGAGGACGTCTTCGCCGACCCGCACGCCTTCCGGGTCGACCGCCGCCCCAACCGGCACGTCGCCTTCGGGCACGGCCGCCACCTGTGCCTGGGCGCCCGGCTCGCCCGCTTCGAACTCGGCGCGCTGCTCACCGAGATGCTCGGCGTGCTGGACGGCTTCGAACTGGCCGGACCCGTCACCTTCAACTCCTCCAACTTCACCTGGGGGATCAACAGTCTCCCCGTGCGGCTGCTGCGCAGCCGAGCCTTCGCGAAGTAA
- a CDS encoding thioesterase II family protein, with protein MGAWISTWTTDPADRSLPVLLCLPPAGAGCQQFRSWQPELAGTAQVYGVQLPGRENRWREPMPDTFDEAVLAIAAELRDLVADGRPLIVFGHSFGGLLGYEVSRRVAPRALVVSGCRAPGHWDGAGRGIVDDGEELDKLFDTAGLDPELLDEDTRALMVAMLRKDAQLSLSYVHEPGVRLGMPVHAWGADGDETVSSADLDGWAAVTTAAFTRHTTTGGHHAVLRRPRPVLDHLTALLRAAAADRPAPAPTTTGA; from the coding sequence ATGGGCGCCTGGATCTCCACCTGGACGACCGACCCCGCCGACCGGTCCCTGCCCGTGCTGCTGTGCCTGCCCCCCGCCGGAGCCGGCTGCCAGCAGTTCCGCTCCTGGCAGCCCGAGCTGGCGGGCACCGCCCAGGTGTACGGAGTACAGCTGCCGGGCCGGGAGAACCGCTGGCGGGAGCCGATGCCGGACACCTTCGACGAGGCCGTCCTGGCCATCGCCGCGGAACTGCGGGACCTCGTCGCCGACGGCCGGCCGCTGATCGTCTTCGGCCACAGCTTCGGCGGCCTCCTCGGCTACGAGGTCTCCCGCCGGGTCGCCCCCCGCGCCCTGGTGGTCAGCGGCTGCCGGGCCCCCGGCCACTGGGACGGCGCCGGCCGCGGCATCGTCGACGACGGCGAGGAGCTGGACAAGCTCTTCGACACGGCCGGCCTCGACCCCGAACTGCTCGACGAGGACACCCGCGCCCTGATGGTCGCCATGCTCCGCAAGGACGCCCAGCTGTCCCTGAGCTACGTCCACGAGCCGGGCGTCCGCCTCGGCATGCCCGTCCACGCCTGGGGGGCCGACGGCGACGAGACCGTCAGCTCCGCCGACCTGGACGGCTGGGCCGCGGTCACCACCGCCGCCTTCACCCGGCACACCACCACCGGCGGCCACCACGCCGTACTGCGCCGCCCGCGGCCCGTACTGGACCACCTGACCGCCCTGCTGCGGGCCGCGGCCGCCGACCGGCCGGCCCCCGCCCCCACCACGACCGGCGCCTGA